A genomic stretch from Perognathus longimembris pacificus isolate PPM17 chromosome 5, ASM2315922v1, whole genome shotgun sequence includes:
- the C5H21orf62 gene encoding uncharacterized protein C21orf62 homolog, producing the protein MKQKQEHSGPHRTRMALLSSRCLLLISALEFFALDCFTKGQKNSTLIFTKENTIRNCSCPADIRDCDYSLANLICSCKTVLPLAAEQISYSGHLTIWFTDTSALGRLLNFTLVHDLKLSLCSSHTLPTQYLAVWGLRRLRINTEAKHPFAEQSLLIHSGRNGHSKETPVSLHKSWQTCMFISFLDMALFNRDSSLKSYSVENISSIANDFPDFFYFKTFPMPSNKSYVVTVIY; encoded by the coding sequence ATGAAGCAGAAACAGGAACATTCTGGTCCACACCGGACAAGAATGGCACTGCTTTCTAGCCGCTGCCTCCTTCTGATCAGTGCACTGGAGTTCTTTGCCCTTGACTGCTTCACAAAAGGTCAGAAGAACAGCACGCTCATTTTCACGAAGGAAAACACCATTCGGAACTGCAGCTGCCCTGCAGACATCCGGGACTGTGATTATAGTCTGGCTAATCTGATATGCAGCTGCAAAACCGTCTTGCCTTTGGCAGCAGAGCAAATCAGCTACAGTGGCCATCTGACCATCTGGTTCACCGACACATCAGCGCTGGGCCGCCTCTTGAACTTCACACTGGTTCACGACCTGAAGCTTTCCCTGTGCAGCTCCCACACCCTGCCCACCCAGTACCTGGCTGTGTGGGGGCTGAGGAGGCTTCGCATCAACACCGAGGCCAAGCATCCCTTCGCAGAGCAGAGCCTGCTCATCCACAGTGGGAGGAATGGCCACTCCAAAGAGACCCCCGTGTCGTTACACAAAAGCTGGCAAACGTGCATGTTTATTTCATTCCTAGACATGGCTCTTTTCAACAGGGACTCATCTTTAAAATCATATAGTGTTGAGAACATTTCCAGCATTGCCAATGACTTCCCTGACTTTTTTTACTTTAAGACCTTCCCAATGCCAAGCAACAAGAGCTATGTTGTCACCGTCATTTACTAA